Proteins found in one Takifugu flavidus isolate HTHZ2018 chromosome 7, ASM371156v2, whole genome shotgun sequence genomic segment:
- the nhsa gene encoding actin remodeling regulator NHS isoform X3, with protein MCGVFHFLSAESNLDVESKRTVHYQTPWHRQRNIFQPSTRPACVEELYGQANFSLWALDQDHQRRRSGCRERRVTISALPPMPLYPPAHISQRGINLATFESTRSSSPTECCRFSPWSRKAVPSDPDTDGVALGHRSKFPIPNIPSTLDKQTNWSRALPLPTPEERMKSSSHVINSCVIPINVTGLGFDRDASVRCSLVHSQSVLQRRRKLRRRRTVAGIPRQVQHELDSDDSPGSRDRTVIVHNSAEITPSSEELAHHINTRDSGCQTEDYLISGAPSRRRIRTQRGHGVSLSLSHSAGNISCLTDSAEIMFTTSMDARLRSRSLPRDGNWMVHSGHNDSDDDVMSHFGAANFLPGPGELIMKDGDDSAYEQVAAEHQLGLKYQQLSESPECSWMERTRSQLPRKADMGSCEISSSSDTFSSPVHSVSAAGVLGGQMDHKDDHQSSSGNWSGSSSTCPSQTSETIPPAASPQLTGSSHCDSELSLNTTTHANDDQTNFALDQYQGLRSQRAGSFSSTAMDILEEAGAITPSEAEWGYTHPDPPHSQDFSPEPSREAEGSLGCPSYASMATCESSYSDKPPSEKADTVSHYSVDTEGYYTSMHFDCGLKGSRSFTYNYADSGSDCGVSELSGHMTLGRRCLSLRKPKAKPCPPRRSSSLRKLCSEGNVPDKKEPKISCGQQPPVREKRAQTVLSGSSGHLEKPLSEREAWGVEGSAELPDLGVFSSTDAHSFKDEGIVQSDYADLWLLNDLKSSDPYRSLSNSSTATGTTVIECIKSQESSESQTSGSRATTPSLPSVDGDFKLPSPEKLGGLASPSSGYSSQSETPTSSFPSAFFPGPLSPSSGKRKPKVPERKSSLSSLSLQPLSSTTNRDLELPVIPPSHLDLSALHTVSAQRSQTQNKPNPPVSPKPFVPPNPQVFSAHSMTITPTVLHSVQLRSISQEQDGSHEDKTTSRLKCLPANSFSSSTSFELKSPLSHKSLPSSRGSCDSMFTSNEELANGEAGSRSERWRHEDGDAPSEDASAVRLLSGPADRSRTPDDCAGPADAPVSSGDRRSAPDEQQHAESSDTQEETEEERCQIEPVQHSSPKRFNAVDGGSLESLQNHSVSTDDDSSGVSTQSVSQDSKEESTADADDYYGRDSTPSDPAASLLGDESRPEEDSTFLSPGKARTTEDLFAMIHRSKRKVLGRKDSAELIVKNRLNATSGGTPPGSAASSPVSGLSPAPAVTPPGSQRVTGSIYRSAKKSSTSSEEFKLLLLKKGSRSDSSYRMSATEILRSPVTPKLPGDSPTESPRPPDEPASPLQCLSAPDQIHSPYPKANAEGLSPKSFSTSASSRQGRSRIPPPANSSRYSMRSRLFSAPMQAISEGETENSDGSPHDDRSSLDSM; from the exons CGGAGTCGAACCTGGATGTGGAGAGTAAGCGGACGGTTCATTACCAAACTCCCTGGCACAGGCAGAGGAACATTTTCCAGCCCTCCACGAGGCCAGCATGTGTGGAAGAGCTCTACGGGCAAGCCAACTTCAGCCTGTGGGCCCTGGATCAAG ATCACCAGAGGAGACGGTCTGGCTGCAGGGAGCGAAGAGTAACCATCTCAGCGTTACCCCCAATGCCCCTGTACCCCCCTGCGCACATCAGTCAGAGAGGCATAAATCTGGCAACG TTCGAATccacccgctcctcctcccctaCCGAATGTTGCCGCTTCTCTCCCTGGAGCAGAAAG GCCGTGCCCTCTGACCCCGACACTGACGGGGTGGCTTTAGGTCATCGGTCTAAGTTTCCCATTCCTAACATCCCCTCCACCCTGGACAAGCAGACTAACTGGTCTAGAGCCCTACCGCTGCCCACCCcagaggagagaatgaaaagCAGTTCCCACGTCATCAACTCATGTGTCATCCCTATTAATGTGACTG GGCTTGGCTTTGACAGAGATGCCAGTGTGCGCTGCTCGCTCGTTCACTCGCAGTCCGTgcttcagaggaggaggaaactgaGGAGACGGAGGACGGTCGCCGGCATTCCCAGACAGGTGCAGCACGAATTAG ACTCTGACGACTCTCCCGGTTCCAGAGATCGAACCGTGATCGTTCACAACAGTGCTGAAATCACTCCTTCCAGCGAGGAACTGGCTCACCATATTAACACGAGGGACTCAGGTTGCCAGACGGAAGACTATTTGATCTCAGGGGCGCCCTCGAGAAGGAGGATTCGAACCCAGAGAGGCCACGGGgtctccctctctttgtcccaCTCAGCTGGAAACATTTCCTGTTTGACGGACAGCGCAGAAATCATGTTCACCACCTCGATGGACGCACGCCTGCGTTCCCGCAGTCTGCCCAGAGACGGGAACTGGATGGTTCACAGCGGGCACAACGACAGCGACGACGATGTGATGTCCCACTTTGGCGCGGCCAATTTCCTGCCCGGCCCAGGAGAGCTGATTATGAAAGATGGAGACGACAGCGCGTACGAGCAGGTCGCAGCTGAGCACCAGCTTGGCCTGAAGTACCAGCAGCTCtcagagagtccagagtgcAGCTGGATGGAGAGGACCAGGTCCCAGCTGCCCAGGAAGGCTGACATGGGCAGCTGTGAGATCTCATCCAGTTCAGACACCTTCAGCAGTCCCGTCCATTCCGTGTCAGCCGCTGGTGTGcttggaggacagatggaccaTAAGGACGACCACCAGTCGTCCAGCGGGAACTGGAGCGGGAGCAGCTCCACTTGCCCCTCACAGACCTCCGAAACAATCCCACCGGCAGCATCTCCGCAGCTGACGGGCTCCTCACACTGCGACTCTGAGCTCTCCCTGAACACCACCACACACGCCAACGATGACCAGACCAACTTCGCTCTGGACCAGTACCAGGGCCTCAGGTCTCAGCGAGCAGGTTCCTTTTCCTCCACAGCCATGGACATTTTAGAGGAGGCGGGGGCCATCACTCCCAGTGAGGCTGAATGGGGCTACACCCATCCAGACCCCCCGCACTCACAGGATTTCAGCCCCGAGCCAAGCAGGGAGGCCGAGGGCAGCCTCGGGTGCCCCAGTTATGCCAGCATGGCCACGTGCGAAAGCAGCTACTCCGACAAACCGCCGTCAGAGAAAGCCGACACGGTCTCGCACTACTCTGTGGACACCGAAGGCTACTACACCTCCATGCACTTCGACTGCGGTCTGAAAGGCAGCAGAAGTTTCACCTACAACTATGCAGACTCCGGCTCAGACTGTGGCGTCTCTGAGCTGagtggtcacatgactctggGGAGACGCTGCCTCTCTTTAAGGAAACCAAAGGCGAAGCCGTGTCCGCCTAGGAGGAGTTCATCCTTAAGAAAATTATGCAGTGAGGGAAACGTCCCTGACAAGAAAGAACCAAAGATCTCATGCGGGCAACAACCTCCAGTCAGAGAGAAGAGGGCGCAGACGGTTTTGTCCGGCTCTTCGGGTCACTTAGAAAAGCCCTTATCAGAAAGAGAGGCCTGGGGGGTGGAGGGCTCCGCTGAACTGCCAGATTTAGGCGTTTTCAGCTCTACGGATGCTCATTCTTTTAAAGATGAAGGGATCGTGCAGTCAGACTACGCAGACCTGTggcttttaaatgatttaaagtCCAGCGACCCCTACCGGTCTCTGTCCAACTCCAGCACAGCCACCGGCACCACCGTCATCGAGTGCATCAAGTCGCAGGAAAGCTCTGAGTCTCAGACCTCTGGGTCCAGAGCCACCACCCCCTCGCTCCCATCAGTGGACGGCGACTTCAAGCTCCCGTCTCCCGAGAAACTGGGAGGCCTGGCCAGCCCCTCCAGCGGCTACTCCAGCCAGTCAGAAACCCCCACGTCATCGTTTCCCTCCGCGTTCTTTCCTGGACCGCTGTCGCCATCCAGTGGGAAGCGGAAGCCGAAGGTTCCAGAGAGGAAGTCGTCTCTGTCGTCCCTGTCCCTGCagcccctctcctccaccacaaaCAGAGACCTGGAGCTGCCCGtaatccctccctcccacctcgaCTTAAGTGCTCTTCATACGGTTTCAGCCCAGAGAAGCCAGACCCAGAACAAGCCAAACCCTCCGGTTTCCCCAAAACCATTTGTGCCACCTAACCCTCAAGTCTTCAGCGCCCACTCCATGACCATCACACCCACCGTGCTGCACTCAGTGCAGCTGCGCTCCATCAGCCAGGAGCAGGATGGAAGCCATGAAGACAAAACAACCTCCAGGCTCAAATGTCTCCCTGCAAACAGTTTTTCTAGCAGCACCTCATTTGAGCTGAAGAGCCCCCTGTCGCACAAGTCCCTCCCGTCCTCCAGGGGCTCCTGCGACTCCATGTTTACATCAAATGAAGAGCTGGCAAATGGAGAAGCAGGAAGTCGGAGCGAGAGGTGGAGGCATGAGGATGGAGACGCTCCTTCAGAGGACGCCTCTGCAGTTAGACTGCTGTCAGGTCCAGCAGACAGGAGCCGAACTCCAGACGACTGCGCCGGGCCAGCGGACGCACCGGTCAGTTCCGGAGACCGTCGCTCCGCGCCCGACGAGCAGCAGCACGCGGAGAGCTCCGACACACAAGAGGAAACGGAGGAGGAAAGGTGCCAGATAGAACCAGTTCAGCATAGTTCCCCCAAGAGGTTCAACGCTGTGGACGGCGGCTCCTTAGAATCCCTGCAGAACCATTCAGTCAGTACCGACGACGACTCCTCGGGGGTTTCGACCCAAAGCGTCTCTCAGGACAGCAAGGAGGAGTCCACAGCAGACGCCGACGATTACTACGGCAGAG ACTCGACCCCCAGCGATCCAGCAGCGTCCCTGCTGGGTGATGAGTCCAGGCCAGAGGAAGACAGCACGTTCCTGTCGCCCGGCAAAGCTCGCACCACGGAAGATCTGTTCGCTATGATTCACAG GTCGAAAAGGAAAGTTTTGGGCAGGAAGGACTCCGCTGAACTGATTGTGAAAAACCGCCTCAACGCCACGTCTGGGGGGACCCCGCCCGGCAGCGCGGCGAGCTCCCCCGTCTCGGGACTGTCCCCCGCCCCTGCCGTGACCCCGCCAGGATCGCAGAGAGTCACCGGGTCCATCTACCGCAGCGCAAAGAagtccagcacctccagcgaGGAgttcaagctgctgctgctgaaaaagGGCAGCCGCTCGGACTCCAGTTACCGCATGTCCGCCACGGAGATCCTCCGGAGTCCCGTCACTCCGAAACTCCCTGGAGATTCCCCGACGGAATCCCCCAGGCCCCCCGACGAGCCCGCCTCCCCGCTCCAGTGTCTGTCCGCACCAGATCAGATCCACAGCCCCTACCCCAAAGCCAACGCCGAAGGCCTCTCCCCCAAATCCTTCAGCACGTCTGCCTCTTCGAGGCAGGGCCGGTCCCGAATCCCCCCGCCGGCCAACAGCAGCCGCTACAGCATGCGCAGCAGACTGTTCTCCGCCCCCATGCAGGCGATCTCCGAGGGCGAGACAGAGAACTCCGACGGGAGCCCCCACGATGACCGCTCCTCACTGGACTCCATGTAG
- the nhsa gene encoding actin remodeling regulator NHS isoform X4 yields the protein MCGRALRASQLQPVGPGSRSPEETVWLQGAKSNHLSVTPNAPVPPCAHQSERHKSGNVRIHPLLLPYRMLPLLSLEQKGLGFDRDASVRCSLVHSQSVLQRRRKLRRRRTVAGIPRQVQHELDSDDSPGSRDRTVIVHNSAEITPSSEELAHHINTRDSGCQTEDYLISGAPSRRRIRTQRGHGVSLSLSHSAGNISCLTDSAEIMFTTSMDARLRSRSLPRDGNWMVHSGHNDSDDDVMSHFGAANFLPGPGELIMKDGDDSAYEQVAAEHQLGLKYQQLSESPECSWMERTRSQLPRKADMGSCEISSSSDTFSSPVHSVSAAGVLGGQMDHKDDHQSSSGNWSGSSSTCPSQTSETIPPAASPQLTGSSHCDSELSLNTTTHANDDQTNFALDQYQGLRSQRAGSFSSTAMDILEEAGAITPSEAEWGYTHPDPPHSQDFSPEPSREAEGSLGCPSYASMATCESSYSDKPPSEKADTVSHYSVDTEGYYTSMHFDCGLKGSRSFTYNYADSGSDCGVSELSGHMTLGRRCLSLRKPKAKPCPPRRSSSLRKLCSEGNVPDKKEPKISCGQQPPVREKRAQTVLSGSSGHLEKPLSEREAWGVEGSAELPDLGVFSSTDAHSFKDEGIVQSDYADLWLLNDLKSSDPYRSLSNSSTATGTTVIECIKSQESSESQTSGSRATTPSLPSVDGDFKLPSPEKLGGLASPSSGYSSQSETPTSSFPSAFFPGPLSPSSGKRKPKVPERKSSLSSLSLQPLSSTTNRDLELPVIPPSHLDLSALHTVSAQRSQTQNKPNPPVSPKPFVPPNPQVFSAHSMTITPTVLHSVQLRSISQEQDGSHEDKTTSRLKCLPANSFSSSTSFELKSPLSHKSLPSSRGSCDSMFTSNEELANGEAGSRSERWRHEDGDAPSEDASAVRLLSGPADRSRTPDDCAGPADAPVSSGDRRSAPDEQQHAESSDTQEETEEERCQIEPVQHSSPKRFNAVDGGSLESLQNHSVSTDDDSSGVSTQSVSQDSKEESTADADDYYGRDSTPSDPAASLLGDESRPEEDSTFLSPGKARTTEDLFAMIHRSKRKVLGRKDSAELIVKNRLNATSGGTPPGSAASSPVSGLSPAPAVTPPGSQRVTGSIYRSAKKSSTSSEEFKLLLLKKGSRSDSSYRMSATEILRSPVTPKLPGDSPTESPRPPDEPASPLQCLSAPDQIHSPYPKANAEGLSPKSFSTSASSRQGRSRIPPPANSSRYSMRSRLFSAPMQAISEGETENSDGSPHDDRSSLDSM from the exons ATGTGTGGAAGAGCTCTACGGGCAAGCCAACTTCAGCCTGTGGGCCCTGGATCAAG ATCACCAGAGGAGACGGTCTGGCTGCAGGGAGCGAAGAGTAACCATCTCAGCGTTACCCCCAATGCCCCTGTACCCCCCTGCGCACATCAGTCAGAGAGGCATAAATCTGGCAACG TTCGAATccacccgctcctcctcccctaCCGAATGTTGCCGCTTCTCTCCCTGGAGCAGAAAG GGCTTGGCTTTGACAGAGATGCCAGTGTGCGCTGCTCGCTCGTTCACTCGCAGTCCGTgcttcagaggaggaggaaactgaGGAGACGGAGGACGGTCGCCGGCATTCCCAGACAGGTGCAGCACGAATTAG ACTCTGACGACTCTCCCGGTTCCAGAGATCGAACCGTGATCGTTCACAACAGTGCTGAAATCACTCCTTCCAGCGAGGAACTGGCTCACCATATTAACACGAGGGACTCAGGTTGCCAGACGGAAGACTATTTGATCTCAGGGGCGCCCTCGAGAAGGAGGATTCGAACCCAGAGAGGCCACGGGgtctccctctctttgtcccaCTCAGCTGGAAACATTTCCTGTTTGACGGACAGCGCAGAAATCATGTTCACCACCTCGATGGACGCACGCCTGCGTTCCCGCAGTCTGCCCAGAGACGGGAACTGGATGGTTCACAGCGGGCACAACGACAGCGACGACGATGTGATGTCCCACTTTGGCGCGGCCAATTTCCTGCCCGGCCCAGGAGAGCTGATTATGAAAGATGGAGACGACAGCGCGTACGAGCAGGTCGCAGCTGAGCACCAGCTTGGCCTGAAGTACCAGCAGCTCtcagagagtccagagtgcAGCTGGATGGAGAGGACCAGGTCCCAGCTGCCCAGGAAGGCTGACATGGGCAGCTGTGAGATCTCATCCAGTTCAGACACCTTCAGCAGTCCCGTCCATTCCGTGTCAGCCGCTGGTGTGcttggaggacagatggaccaTAAGGACGACCACCAGTCGTCCAGCGGGAACTGGAGCGGGAGCAGCTCCACTTGCCCCTCACAGACCTCCGAAACAATCCCACCGGCAGCATCTCCGCAGCTGACGGGCTCCTCACACTGCGACTCTGAGCTCTCCCTGAACACCACCACACACGCCAACGATGACCAGACCAACTTCGCTCTGGACCAGTACCAGGGCCTCAGGTCTCAGCGAGCAGGTTCCTTTTCCTCCACAGCCATGGACATTTTAGAGGAGGCGGGGGCCATCACTCCCAGTGAGGCTGAATGGGGCTACACCCATCCAGACCCCCCGCACTCACAGGATTTCAGCCCCGAGCCAAGCAGGGAGGCCGAGGGCAGCCTCGGGTGCCCCAGTTATGCCAGCATGGCCACGTGCGAAAGCAGCTACTCCGACAAACCGCCGTCAGAGAAAGCCGACACGGTCTCGCACTACTCTGTGGACACCGAAGGCTACTACACCTCCATGCACTTCGACTGCGGTCTGAAAGGCAGCAGAAGTTTCACCTACAACTATGCAGACTCCGGCTCAGACTGTGGCGTCTCTGAGCTGagtggtcacatgactctggGGAGACGCTGCCTCTCTTTAAGGAAACCAAAGGCGAAGCCGTGTCCGCCTAGGAGGAGTTCATCCTTAAGAAAATTATGCAGTGAGGGAAACGTCCCTGACAAGAAAGAACCAAAGATCTCATGCGGGCAACAACCTCCAGTCAGAGAGAAGAGGGCGCAGACGGTTTTGTCCGGCTCTTCGGGTCACTTAGAAAAGCCCTTATCAGAAAGAGAGGCCTGGGGGGTGGAGGGCTCCGCTGAACTGCCAGATTTAGGCGTTTTCAGCTCTACGGATGCTCATTCTTTTAAAGATGAAGGGATCGTGCAGTCAGACTACGCAGACCTGTggcttttaaatgatttaaagtCCAGCGACCCCTACCGGTCTCTGTCCAACTCCAGCACAGCCACCGGCACCACCGTCATCGAGTGCATCAAGTCGCAGGAAAGCTCTGAGTCTCAGACCTCTGGGTCCAGAGCCACCACCCCCTCGCTCCCATCAGTGGACGGCGACTTCAAGCTCCCGTCTCCCGAGAAACTGGGAGGCCTGGCCAGCCCCTCCAGCGGCTACTCCAGCCAGTCAGAAACCCCCACGTCATCGTTTCCCTCCGCGTTCTTTCCTGGACCGCTGTCGCCATCCAGTGGGAAGCGGAAGCCGAAGGTTCCAGAGAGGAAGTCGTCTCTGTCGTCCCTGTCCCTGCagcccctctcctccaccacaaaCAGAGACCTGGAGCTGCCCGtaatccctccctcccacctcgaCTTAAGTGCTCTTCATACGGTTTCAGCCCAGAGAAGCCAGACCCAGAACAAGCCAAACCCTCCGGTTTCCCCAAAACCATTTGTGCCACCTAACCCTCAAGTCTTCAGCGCCCACTCCATGACCATCACACCCACCGTGCTGCACTCAGTGCAGCTGCGCTCCATCAGCCAGGAGCAGGATGGAAGCCATGAAGACAAAACAACCTCCAGGCTCAAATGTCTCCCTGCAAACAGTTTTTCTAGCAGCACCTCATTTGAGCTGAAGAGCCCCCTGTCGCACAAGTCCCTCCCGTCCTCCAGGGGCTCCTGCGACTCCATGTTTACATCAAATGAAGAGCTGGCAAATGGAGAAGCAGGAAGTCGGAGCGAGAGGTGGAGGCATGAGGATGGAGACGCTCCTTCAGAGGACGCCTCTGCAGTTAGACTGCTGTCAGGTCCAGCAGACAGGAGCCGAACTCCAGACGACTGCGCCGGGCCAGCGGACGCACCGGTCAGTTCCGGAGACCGTCGCTCCGCGCCCGACGAGCAGCAGCACGCGGAGAGCTCCGACACACAAGAGGAAACGGAGGAGGAAAGGTGCCAGATAGAACCAGTTCAGCATAGTTCCCCCAAGAGGTTCAACGCTGTGGACGGCGGCTCCTTAGAATCCCTGCAGAACCATTCAGTCAGTACCGACGACGACTCCTCGGGGGTTTCGACCCAAAGCGTCTCTCAGGACAGCAAGGAGGAGTCCACAGCAGACGCCGACGATTACTACGGCAGAG ACTCGACCCCCAGCGATCCAGCAGCGTCCCTGCTGGGTGATGAGTCCAGGCCAGAGGAAGACAGCACGTTCCTGTCGCCCGGCAAAGCTCGCACCACGGAAGATCTGTTCGCTATGATTCACAG GTCGAAAAGGAAAGTTTTGGGCAGGAAGGACTCCGCTGAACTGATTGTGAAAAACCGCCTCAACGCCACGTCTGGGGGGACCCCGCCCGGCAGCGCGGCGAGCTCCCCCGTCTCGGGACTGTCCCCCGCCCCTGCCGTGACCCCGCCAGGATCGCAGAGAGTCACCGGGTCCATCTACCGCAGCGCAAAGAagtccagcacctccagcgaGGAgttcaagctgctgctgctgaaaaagGGCAGCCGCTCGGACTCCAGTTACCGCATGTCCGCCACGGAGATCCTCCGGAGTCCCGTCACTCCGAAACTCCCTGGAGATTCCCCGACGGAATCCCCCAGGCCCCCCGACGAGCCCGCCTCCCCGCTCCAGTGTCTGTCCGCACCAGATCAGATCCACAGCCCCTACCCCAAAGCCAACGCCGAAGGCCTCTCCCCCAAATCCTTCAGCACGTCTGCCTCTTCGAGGCAGGGCCGGTCCCGAATCCCCCCGCCGGCCAACAGCAGCCGCTACAGCATGCGCAGCAGACTGTTCTCCGCCCCCATGCAGGCGATCTCCGAGGGCGAGACAGAGAACTCCGACGGGAGCCCCCACGATGACCGCTCCTCACTGGACTCCATGTAG